A region of the Aggregicoccus sp. 17bor-14 genome:
GAACTTGCGGGCGCGCAGCTCGCGGGCGACCGGCCCGAAGATGCGGGTCCCGATGGGCTCCAGGTCCTTGTTGATGAGGACCGCGGAGTTGCCGTCGAACTTGATGTAGCTGCCGTCCGGACGGCCGAGCTCGCGCTTGGTGCGGACGATGACGGCCTTGGCCACGTCACCCTTCTTCACCTTCGAGTTCGGCAGCGCCTCGCGGATGGAGACGACGATCACGTCGCCGATGGAGGCGTACTTGCGCTTCGAGCCGCCCAGCACCTTGATGCAGAACACCTTCTTGGCGCCCGAGTTGTCGGCAACGTCGAGCACGCTTTGCATCTGAATCATCTGAGAATCTCCCTCTTCGGAACCTACGAACGCGCCGACCACCTCCCGGCGGGCGGCGGCGTGCGGCAGCAGACGGGGCCCTCCCCTACCGGCCGGTCTACCGGCCTGGGCGGAGGGCCCGTGCGCGCAACTAAATGCCCTTGCTCTTCTCGATCACCTCGACCACGCGCCAGCGCTTGTCCTTGCTGGCCGGCTTGGTCTCGGCGATGCGCACCCGGTCACCCTCGTTGATGGTGACCTTGGCGGGGTAGTCGTGGTCCTCGACGTGCGCCTTGTACTTCTCGCGCACGTTCATGATCTTCCCGTACTGGGGGTGCGCGGTGCGGCGGGAGACGGTGACGACGACCGTCTTCTGCATCTTGTTCGAGGTGACGATCCCCACGCGCGTCTTGGGACGGCCGCGGGTGGTGGTCTTCTCAGCGGGGGTCTGGGTCGCTTCAGCCATCGTGAATCTCGCCTGTCAGTCTGGGCACCCGGCTCCTCGCCGAAAGCGCCCCGTGCCGTGGGCCCCCGTCACCGGGGGCGGCACCGTTGAGCCTACTTGCTGGCCTTCGCCGCGCGGGCCTGCTCGGCCTGGACGGTGAGGATGCGGGCCAGGTCGCGCCGGTGCGCGGTGCGCTCCGCCGGGCTGTCCAGCGAGCCCGTGCGGCGCTTGAGCTGGTCCTGGAACAGCGTCTCGCGCATCTCGGACGCGCGCTTCGCCAGCTCCTCGCCCGACAGTTCCTTCAGTTCCTTGGCAGTCGCCATGTTCTTCTTCTCCGGTGGAGCTCCGGGGGGCCCCTTATCAGGCCCCCCCGCGGCTCGGCTACAGCGAGAGCTCGCTGCGGTGGACGATCTTGGTGAGCACGGGCAGCTTCGCTTGGGCGAGCTTGAGGGCGCCGGTGGCGACGTCCTTGGTCATGCCCTCCATCTCGTAGAGGATGCGGCCGGGCTTGATCACCGCCACGTAGTACTCCACGCCGCCCTTGCCGGTGCCCATACGGGTCTCGGCGGGCTTCTTGGTGATGGGCTTGTCCGGGAACACGCGGATCCAGATCTTGCCGCCGCGCTTCACGTGGCGGGTCATGGCGATACGGGCCGCCTCGATCTGCCGGCTGGTCAGCCAACCCGGCTGCAGGGTCATCAGGCCAAACTCACCGTAGGTGAGGTTGCTGCCGCGGTATGCCTTCCCAGGCATGCGGCCCTTCTGCATCTTGCGGTACTTGGTACGAGCAGGCTGAAGCATCGTGGTCGTCCTTCGAGCGCCGGGGCGCTCCCCTTCCGGAGAGCGACCCTCGAGCGGAAATTAGCGGTTGGTGGGCAGCGCGGCCTGGCCACCCTTGCCCGGGAGGACCTCGCCCTTGCAGATCCACACCTTGCAGCCGATCTTGCCGTAGGTGGTCTTCGCCTCGGCGAAGCCGTAGTCGATGTCCGCGCGCAGGGTGTGCAGGGGCACGCGGCCCTCGCGGTACCACTCGTAGCGCGCCATCTCGGCGCCGCCCAGGCGCCCGGAGCAGGCCACGCGGATGCCCTTGGCGCCGAACTTCATGGCGGTCTGCAGGGCCTTCTTCATGGCGCGGCGGAAGGCGATGCGGCGCTCGAGCTGGGTGGCGATGTTCTCGGCCACCAGCTGCGCGTCGGTCTCGGCCTTGCGGACCTCGACGATGTTGAGGAAGACCTCGTTCTTCGTGAACTGCTGGAGGTCCTTCTTCACGGTCTCGATGCCCGCGCCGCGCTTGCCGATCACGATGCCCGGCCGAGCGGTGTGCACGTTGACCTTCACCTTGTTGGCCGCGCGCTCGATCTCCACCTTGGAGACGCCCGCGTGGTTGAGCGACTTCTTCACGAACTCGCGGATCCGGATGTCCTCATGGAGCCACTGCGCGTAGTTCTTGTGCTCGAACCACTTGGAGTCCCAGGTCTTGATGACCCCGAGGCGGAACCCGATCGGATGAACTTTCTGGCCCAACGTGCTTCTCCTTCAGAAGTTGTGACGTGATCGGCGCTTCGGGGGCTACTTCTTCTTCGCCTCGGCGAGCACCACGTGAATGTGGCTGGACTTCTTGTTGATGCGGCTGGCCCGGCCCATGGCGCGCGGCATGAAGCGGCGCTGGGTGGGGCCCTGGTCGACCGAGATGGTCTTCACGTAGAGCGTGTCCACGTCGACCTGGCCCTTGGACAGGTCGGTGGCGTTCGCCACGGCGCTCTTGATGAGCTTCTCCACCGGACGCGCAGCGGCGCGCGGGGTGAAGCGCAGGATGTTGAGGGCAGCCTCCACAGGCTTGCCCCGGACAAGCGCGACCACCATCGAGACCTTCCGGGGGGCCATGCGCAGGTTACGCAGGTGTGCAGTCGACTCCATCGTCATCTCCTCAGTGGGCGAAGCTCGCCCTGCGAGCTCTACTTACCCGGAGCCTTGGCGACCTTCTTCTCCGCCGAGTGCCCGCCGAACGTACGCGTCGGCGAGAACTCACCGAGCTTGTGACCCACCATGTTCTCCGTGACGAACACCGGGACGAACTTCTTCCCGTTGTGCACCGCGAAGGTGTGACCGACGAACTCAGGCAGGATCGTGGAGCGACGCGACCACGTCTTCACGACCGCCTTCTTGTTGGCCGCCAGCATCGCCTCGACCTTCTTGGCGAGGTGCTGGTCGACGAACGGACCCTTCTTGATCGAACGAGCCATTGATCAAATCCTTTACTGGCTGCGGGGGCCCTGACGGCGCCCGCTGACGATGAACTTGTCGGTGCGCTTGTTGGTGCGCGTGGTGAGGCCCTTGGTCTTCTTGCCCCAGGGCGAGACCGGGTGCGGGTTACCCTGACCGGACTTGCCCTCGCCACCGCCGTGCGGGTGGTCGACGGGGTTCATGGCCAGACCGCGGACGGTGGGACGGATGCCGAGCCAGCGG
Encoded here:
- the rpsC gene encoding 30S ribosomal protein S3 — its product is MGQKVHPIGFRLGVIKTWDSKWFEHKNYAQWLHEDIRIREFVKKSLNHAGVSKVEIERAANKVKVNVHTARPGIVIGKRGAGIETVKKDLQQFTKNEVFLNIVEVRKAETDAQLVAENIATQLERRIAFRRAMKKALQTAMKFGAKGIRVACSGRLGGAEMARYEWYREGRVPLHTLRADIDYGFAEAKTTYGKIGCKVWICKGEVLPGKGGQAALPTNR
- the rplP gene encoding 50S ribosomal protein L16 gives rise to the protein MLQPARTKYRKMQKGRMPGKAYRGSNLTYGEFGLMTLQPGWLTSRQIEAARIAMTRHVKRGGKIWIRVFPDKPITKKPAETRMGTGKGGVEYYVAVIKPGRILYEMEGMTKDVATGALKLAQAKLPVLTKIVHRSELSL
- the rpmC gene encoding 50S ribosomal protein L29 translates to MATAKELKELSGEELAKRASEMRETLFQDQLKRRTGSLDSPAERTAHRRDLARILTVQAEQARAAKASK
- the rplV gene encoding 50S ribosomal protein L22; its protein translation is MESTAHLRNLRMAPRKVSMVVALVRGKPVEAALNILRFTPRAAARPVEKLIKSAVANATDLSKGQVDVDTLYVKTISVDQGPTQRRFMPRAMGRASRINKKSSHIHVVLAEAKKK
- the rpsQ gene encoding 30S ribosomal protein S17 — protein: MAEATQTPAEKTTTRGRPKTRVGIVTSNKMQKTVVVTVSRRTAHPQYGKIMNVREKYKAHVEDHDYPAKVTINEGDRVRIAETKPASKDKRWRVVEVIEKSKGI
- the rplN gene encoding 50S ribosomal protein L14 translates to MIQMQSVLDVADNSGAKKVFCIKVLGGSKRKYASIGDVIVVSIREALPNSKVKKGDVAKAVIVRTKRELGRPDGSYIKFDGNSAVLINKDLEPIGTRIFGPVARELRARKFMKIISLAPEVL
- the rpsS gene encoding 30S ribosomal protein S19, producing the protein MARSIKKGPFVDQHLAKKVEAMLAANKKAVVKTWSRRSTILPEFVGHTFAVHNGKKFVPVFVTENMVGHKLGEFSPTRTFGGHSAEKKVAKAPGK